CGCCGGGCATCGGCAGCCTCCCGGAAAGGCTCGCCGCGAGTTCCAGCGCGAAGTCGACCCGCCGCTGCGGGACCTTTCGGGGCAGGCCCAGCGCAATCTGCTGCTGCGGGTCGCACAGCTGACCCGCACCGACCGTCTCGGTCCAGGACGTGTCGCTCATCAGACCCCGGTCTCGAACCGGTCCCAACTGCGGTGCCCGGCCAGCAGGGTGAGGACGTCCTGCCCGACCTGGGCAGCGTCGCCGACGCTCACTCCGAGCCCGTCGGCGGGCACACCGGCAGCCGCGAGCGCCTGATCGGCACCGATACCGCCGACCGCCTTGCTGTGCCGCCAGGCCTCCTGCAGCAGCTTGACGACCCTCGGGTCGGTGCTGTCGCTGTCGGCGGCACCGGCCTTCGCGTCAGCATGCACCTTCGCGTCCGGCCCGGGAGGTGTCGCACTCACGACGACAAGCGCGTCGAACTGGACCGATGCGGCTGCCGCGTAGACCTCCTGCACTGCGAAACCCGCGACCTTCCCGCCGTGTGGAGCAACGATCATTGCCACGACGCCCTGCCCGTCCAGCAATGCCTGCAAGGCCTTCACCTGCTTCACGTCGGGGTCTGCGCCGATGACGATGCCGACCTGACGCCCGGCGACCGGCCACGAACCGCCCACCTGTGTCAGGGCCGCACTCGGCTCGGCCTGTGCGACATCGACATCCGCCTTCGGCGCGGACTCGCCCAGGCCCTGCGCCACCTTTTCGCACAGACCGGAGTCGATGTTCGCGAGCGCCTGCAGCTGACGGGCGCGGACCTGCTGCTGCAGGCACTTGGACAACTCGAACGTGTAGGCAGCGATGATGTGGTCCTGCTCGACCGGGCTCATCGAACGGTAGAAGAGGCCGGCCTGGGAGAAGTGGTCGTCGAAGGTGGCCGGGTGCTCGCGTACTTTGCGAGACTGGTCGACGGTTACCGGTATGTCGACGTACGCCCCGTCACCGTCGCCCGCCATCACCGGGCAGCCACCTCCGAGCGAATTCCTGCGGTACGGCGCAATCCCGGTGTGTACGGCGCCCTGGTGGAAGCCGTCGCGCAGGTTGTCGTTGACCGGCGCATGGGTGCGGTTGATCGGGATCTGGTTCCAGTTCGGCCCACCGAGGCGGGTTATCTGGGTGTCCAGGTAGGAGAACAACCGGGCCTGCAGCAGCGGGTCGTTGGTGACGTCGATCCCGTCGACCAGGTTGGAGGGGTTGAAGGCCACCTGTTCGGTCTCAGCGAAATAATTGACCGGGTTCGCATTCAACGTCATGGTGCCGAGCAACTGGACCGGCGCCAACTCCTCCGGTACGAACTTGGTCGGGTCCAGCAAGTCGATGCCCTCAAACATCGAGTCGTTGTCATCGGGCATCACCTGCACGCCCAGATCCCACTGCGGGTGCGCACCGGCCTCGATCGCGTCGGAAAGGTCGCGCCGGTGGAAGTCCGGGTCGACACCGTTGGTGATGAGGGCCTCCTCCCATGTCACCGAGTGCACACCCTGGCGCGGCTTCCAGTGGAACTTGACCAGGTGGGTGGCGCCCTCGTCATCCATCAAGCGGAAGGTGTGAACCCCGAAACCTTCCATTGTCCGCAGCGAACGAGGCACTCCGCGGTCACTCATGTTCCACATGGTGTGGGCCTGGGCCTCGGTGTGCAGCGAGACGAAATCCCAGAAGGTGTCGTGCGCGCTCTGCGCCTGCGGGATCTCCCGGTCAGGATGCGGCTTGGCTGCGTGCACGATGTCGGGGAACTTGATGCCGTCCTGGATGAAGAAGACCGGCATGTTGTTGCCGACCAGGTCGTAGTTGCCCTGCTGCGTGTAGAACCTGGTGGCGAAGCCGCGGGTATCGCGTGCCAGGTCGGCCGAGCCGCGCGACCCCAAAACGGTCGAGAACCTCACGAAGACAGGGGTTTCGACATCCTTCTTCAAGAACTCCGCGCGGCAGATCGACCCTGCGGCACCGTTGGCGACGAAGCTGCCGTGTGCGGCTGCGCCTCTGGCGTGCACCACCCGCTCGGGGATGCGCTCGTGGTCGAAGTGGCTGATCTTCTCCCGCAGGTGGTGGTCCTGCAGCAGTGTCGGACCGCGCGTGCCCGCCCGCAGCGAATGGTCGGTATCGCGCAGCCGTGCGCCGTGTGCGGTGGTGAGGAACTCCCCCTGTTGGCCCATGACCGAGCCGTCGAGACCCGTCGCGGCGCCGGTCGGTGTGACCGTTTCCGGTCCTTGCTGGTTCGCCAAGTCATTGGCCTCAGAATTTGTCATGTTCGTTACCTCCGTAGTGTCCCGTCGTACTCAGCACATCTGTTCTCAGCGAATCACGTTCCGCTGACGCGCGCACCTGGCCGGTCCAGGGCAGGGCCGCTGTCCACAACGACACCACCACGATGCGGACCCGCTCCACGAGAGCGACATCGGCACCCACGAGTAGCAATGCGAGGTCGGCCAGCCCACGCAGTCCGACCAGTCCGCTCACGGTGTAACCGACCAGAAGCTGACGCAGCACACCCGTGACACCCCGATCAGTACCCACCCCATTGCCGGGCGGCTGTCCTGCCGGACGGAGAGGCCGCGCAGACCCCGCCGGCACAGCGCCGCCAACGCGATCAGCAGAACTCCGGCCACGGCGTCCGAGGCGCGGTACACGAGTGCGGCAAGTACCCCGACGACCCGTGGTGCCGGACGACGATCTCTCACCTGTCGGTCGCTCGACACCGGGTTGGTCACATCGTGGCTTTACCCACTCAGCCGGTCGATCACACATTGCATCGACCACAGGGGGGTTGGGAACCCCCCTCGCCGGGGTACTGGACAGGGAACAGAACCCATCACCGACAGGAGCGACCATGCCCGCCGCAGAACGTACGTTCACCGTGACACCGCCGCCCGAGACAGTGCTGAACTACCTCAAGGACTTCAGCAACGCGCAGGAGTGGGATCCGGGCACCGAAAAATGCCTTCAGAACGGTACCGGCCCGGTCGAGGTCGGCACGACCTGGCACAACGAGTCGAAGCTCGCGGGGAACACCACCGAGTTGACCTACACCCTCACCGAACTCACCTCGGACCGCATCGTGTTCGTCGGTAAGAACGACACGGTCACGATGACCGACACCATCGACGTCACCCCGGCCGGCACCGGCAGCCAGGTGCGTTACCACGCGGACATGGACCTGCAGGGTGCAGCGAAACTGGCCGCACCCGTCGCGAAGCTGGGCCTGGAGAAGCTGGGCAATGACACCGAGAAGATGCTCACCGACGCCCTGAACGCCCTGGCCAGTTGAGCTCAGAGCCGAAGGACTCGCACCAGTTCGGCGTGCCGCTGCAGACCCAGCGTGACCGCCTCGGGATGCTCGGCATACCAGCGCAGCTGCTCTTCGGCGATGTCCTGCTCGCTGACCTGCTCACCGCGCACCGACCACTGCGCGCGGGGCGTGCCCTCGATCCCCAGGGCTTGCAGAGTCTTGGGATACACCGGAGCTCGTAGGTCACCCAGCAGCACCCGCCCGGGGTCGACGACGACGCCGCGGAGGCCGAGAGCCGCCAGGATCGCCTGCGCCACTTCGCGCAGCACGTAGTTGTGCGGGTGGTTGATCACCCAGCCGGTGTCGGCGCCGGCCCTTTCCAGGATGGTCGCGGCGTCGACGGTGCCGTGCCGCTCCTGTCGGGCGCGCAGTTGGGCCGCCGAGTCGTCGCGTACCGCGCGCACCCCGTCGGGGTGGACAGGGTCGAACGAGGGACGCACACCGTTGGCTGCCGCCAGCAGCACCCTCAGATCGTGATGCGGCACGACCGGTGGATCTCCCACGCCCGGCACCCGCACGATGACCTGGGTCGGGAAGAGTGCCGCCCATCGGAGCGAGGGAAATCGGGCGATCACCGCTTTCTCAGGCAGCAGGTCAGCGATCTCGCGGGTGCCCAGTGGCAGGTCCCGATACTCGTCGACGACCGGTTGCGCGACCAGGTAGGTCGTGTCCGCAAGCACCGCGCGAAGGTAGGGCAGATCGGCGGCTTCGAGCTCATGCACCGGGGGCATCCGAACGGTGCGCCACCGCTGGTCTGCGGCACTGTCGAGCAGGATGCGGGTGGCTTCAGCCTGACAATTTCCGTAGACGATCAGCAACGGAAGATCGGGCTGCTCGGCGGCGTGCAGGCCGTAGAACTGCCCGTAGTGCTCACGTCGGCCCTGATCGACCGGTTGCGCTGCGGTGTCGTCCGTCGAGGTGTCATCCATCGCGTGCCGCCTTTCCCATCATCTGCTCGAGTCCTTCGTCCGGCAGCTCGTGCACCCAACCGGGGGCTGGAGTCGGCGCGGGTGCGGGTAGGCCGAGGGCCAGCTGCCGGGTGCTTCGTATCTGCAGTATCCCCGCCACGTGGATCTCACCCGCGGCGCAGGCGTCGATGAGCGGGCAGGACAGTTGCAGCGGCGCCCACACGTCGACCTGGTACCGCCCGCGCCCGCTCACCCGGCTCGGCGGCGACCCGACATGCACCCGTGGGTCGGCGGTCAACGCGGCCGGAACCGCGGCGTGATCGACCCACCATACCCCGACGTCGCTGCGGCGCAGCAGTGCGAGCGCCGTCGCGAACACCTGCGCATCGTTGTGCTGCCCGTGCACCCGCACGACGATGTCGGGCAGCTCCCAGATCAGTCCCCGGCCGCGCACACTCGGGAGGGTGATGCGCTCGGCGAGGGCGAGGGATTCGGCGTCCTTGACGGCGCGCGACGCGCTGCGGTCGCCGGTCCGGGCCACGGCCTCCGGCCCGTCGTGCCAGGCGAGCGCGGCCGGCACATATCGCATCCGGGCTCCGAGTAACCGGCACCGCCAGGCCAGCTCCCAGTCCTCACCGCCGTAGCCGGTCATACTCTCGTCGAAACCGCCGGAGCGGGCCAAGAGTTCGCGATCCAGGGCGAGCACGGCAGAGATCACCAGCCGGAAATCCTCATCGCCTGCCTCCCTCAGATCGTCGGTGCGTCGGTAACCGTCGGCGAGCCACCACGGCGCCGGCAGCACGCGGGCAGCGGGCGGCCCCTCGCGCACCCACGTCGACACCTGCGCGGCGCTGCATCCCTCGAAGTCCGCGTGCAGGCGCCTACCGACGCCGAGAAAGCCGGGTCCGACCTGCTCGTAGGCAGTCGCCATGGCCGTCAGGTAGTCGGGCGAGGGAATCGTGTCGCCGTCGAGAAACACGACGAGATCACCATCTACGTGCGCAGCACCTAGATTTCGTGCAGCGGCGGCGCGGAAGCCGAGGTCCTCCTGTCGCACCAGGTCGATGCGGTAGGGCAGCTCGGGCAGCGCCGGGGCATGGGCCGAGCCGTCATCCGCAACGACAACGTGCAGGTCGGCCATTACGCAGGTCTGCGTGGCAAGGGCAAGCAGCACCCACGACAGCCGCCGTTCGTCCTCGAAGTAAGGGACGACAACCCCGATAGCGCTCATGCCGGGCTCACTATCGGGCCGAGCGCGTCAATGGCGGCGAGCTGCAGGGCAGCAGCGCGTCGGGTGTCCGGCAAGGCTGCGTCATCCCACTGCGCCTCGGTGATCCAGGTCGAGGCCGGGTCACCCAGGGCTGCCGCGATAGCCGCCGGCAGATCCGGTGCCACCGTCACTGCCCAGGGTGCCCGCTGCGCCAACTCTGCGACGTACCGTCCCGGGGTCACGATCGGGCGGCGGCCACTACTGATCCAGCGGTTGATGGACCCGGACGCCGAGATATGGGTATGCGCGCATACCGGCACCACCGCCCGCCTGGCCCATTTTTCCAACTCCGCATCCGAGACGTACCCGGTGCACTCGAAGCGTCGCCCCTGACCGGCGGCGTCGCGCTCGAGCTGCGTCAGCAGATCATCGTGCCCACTGGATGCAGCACCGACTGCGATCAGCGGTATCGACGGCGGCAGCGCGCGCATTGCCAGCAGAGTCTGCTCATGGCCCTTTCCGGGATAGACGAAGCCGAGCACGACGACGTCAGGAGTGCCGCGGGCTCTACCAGCGTCGCGGGCCTCCGCCCGGGTCGCCCACCGCGCCGGCCGATCGACCGGCAACGGCACCACCGCCACCGGGGGCAGGGCGCCGACTCCTGCGGCCCGCCAGGTCTGCTGTAGTAGCTCGCGCTCGTGCGCGCTGCTGACCTGGATGCCGCACGCCAGCGACGCCACCCGGGCGTACCCCGCTTGCCTGCGCTGCATACCCGGCCCGTCGGAAGCCTGCGGGAGGTCGTGCAGGGTCACCGTCATCGCCCGGCCCTGCAGGATGTGGCGGACGCGTTCGGCAGCCTCGACGGCGTTTGATCCGAAGAGTGCGTCGGTGAAGTGCAGGTGCACCCGCGAGGTGGTCAACTCGGGTAGCTGTCCGTCGACGATGTTTACCGAGACGGCCCGGGGGGTATGACTTAACAGGGCTTCAGCGTGCAGCCGCACCCCGTGTCGGGGTGGCCCGGCCAGCGCCAACGTAAGGTCCCTCATTGCATCAACGCTAAGCCAGTTTGCGAGTCGAAGGAGGTGAGCGTGTCTCATCTGCAGCAGGTCCCCACGTCGCTCGGGAGACGTGAGCACCGAAAACGGTCCCGAGGGCACCGCGACCATCAGCGGATCGCGATGATCGCTCCGTCACGCCACTGCATCAGCCCCCCATTCGCCGGCGGACTGGAATCACTGGTGTGGGACCTGCGCACCCGCCTGGAAGCTGACGGCCACGACGTCACTCTGATTGCACGCGAGGGATCGGACGGTGTCGATCCACAGTGGGAAATCGGCGGGGGTCGTTGGGCGCCCAGCGATCTGGCATCGCGCGACCAGTCGATGCCGGCTGCGGAGTTCATGGCCGAGCACCACGACTACCTGCAGGTCATGCACCGACTCGCGCAGATCGGCCACCACCATTTCGACGTCATCCACAACCATTCGTTGCACTATCTGCCGGTATCGCTCGCCAGCACCTGCGAGGTGCCGATGCTCACCACCCTGCACACCCCTCCGACGCCGTGGCTGGAGTCGGCCATCAGCGCTTCCCGGGGACCGGTCGGGTCGTTCACGGCCGTCAGCGGTTTCACTGCCCGGTCATGGACGGCACTACCGCAGCCTGCGACCGTCATCCACAACGGCGTCGACCTGGACTGGTGGCGACCGGGACCTGGGGGCGACCACCTGTGGTGGTCCGGTCGCATCACCCCCGAGAAGGCGCCCCACCTGGCGATCGATGCCGCGCGACATGCGGGGTACGACCTCGACTTCGCAGGACCGATCAGCGACCCGGCCTATTTTCGCGCCGAGGTGCGACCACGACTGGGACCGGGGGTGCGCTACCTCGGTCATCTGGCGGGCGCAGCCCAGGTGGAGCAGGTGCGCACGGCGCGGGCCGTGCTCGTGACCCCTACCTGGGACGAACCGTTCGGGTTGGTCGTCATCGAAGCGCTTGCGTGCGGGACCCCGGTGGTCGCCTTCGGTAGGGGCGGCATCCCCGACATCCTGTCCTCACCCGAGGTGGGGACACTGGTGCCGTCCGGGGACACTCTCGCGATGGGTCACGCTGCGGTTGCCGCTGCCGGTATCTCGCGTGCGCGGGTGCGGCAGTTCGCCGAGCAGCATTTCTCGCTCGACCGAATGACGGCCGCATATGTCGACCTTTACGCAACGCTGACCGAGCCCGGGTTGGATCGGGCCGTTGGCCCCTGACCGCGACACCGTCCGTAGTGCCACCGTCCGTGTTGCGACCGTCCCGGGTCGCCATCCGTATGTGGACCGTTGCCTGGCCGGTGCCGACGGCATCGTGCACGCGCCCGACCCGGTGGGCAACGTCTCCTACGGTGATCCCTGGAGGCCCTCACCCGCGCTGGAACCCTCATGGGTGCATGCGCATTCCGAGGAGGTCGACGTTGTTCACCTGCATTTCGGCTTCGAGCACCGGTCACCTGATCAGCTGCGCGAATGGACGCGTGCGCTGGCCGTCGCACGAGTGCCACTCGTCGTGACCGTGCATGACCTGGACAACCCGCACCTGCGCGATCAGCACCTGCATCACGAGTCATTGGGCATTCTGACCGGCGCGGCTGCCGAGGTCATCACGCTGACCGATGGCGCCGCGAAAGAAGTCGGTTCACGATATGGAGTGACACCACACGTCATTTCGCACCCTCACCAGTTCGACCTGGACCTCGTTGGTTCCAGACACCGTGCGCGTTGCGCAGAACACCCGTTGATCGGCCTCAACCTGCGCTCACCGAGGCAGAATATCGACGCGGAAGGCGGCCTGGACGTACTGAGCGGCCTTCCCCCCACCTGGAGCGCCGTCGTGCGCGTGTCATCGCACCAGCAGATCCCACCTCGGGTGGCTGCGGGTGCACGGGACGGTCGGTGGGAGGTCCAGGTCGTGCCGGGCTGGTGCGACGAGCGGGATCTCTGGAAATTCGTGTCCGGTCTGGACGCGCTGTTACTGCCATACCGCTGGGGAACGCACTCGGGGTGGGTCGAGTCCTGCTGGGATGTGGGAACGGATGTCGTCGCACCGCCGGTCGGGTACTACGGCGACCAGCACCCGGTCATCATGCTGCCGCTGAACGCCGACTCGGAAACGGTCCACCGCACCCTGCACGACATCACAGCCACCACGGTCGTACCCGAGGCCGAACTCGCGACCCGCAGGGAGCAACGACATGTCGAACAACTCGGTGTCGCAGCCACCCATGCCCAGCTCTACCGCGCCGTGCTTCGATGATCGGGTACTACGTGCACCACCAGGGGGCCGGCCACCTGCAACGGCTGCAGACCGTCGCCGCGCATCTTCAGACACCCGTTACCGGCCTCAGTTCGCTTGCGGCACCGAACGACTGGCCGGGTCACTGGGTCGGGCTGGATCACGATGACCGTCCCGCACCATTGCCGAACGCCGATATCGACGCGCACGGCCGACTGCACTGGGCTCCGCTGAACCACGAGGGGTACCGTGCCCGGATGGTTGCCATTGCAGCGTGGCTCGGCACGGCCCGGCCGCACCTGATGGTGGTGGATGTGTCCGTCGAGGTCGCCGTCCTCGCGCGGACCCTTGGTGTACCGGTAGCCGTCGTCGCGATGCGTGGTGACCGCCGGGACGCTGGGCACGAACTGGCCTACGACCTCGCCACGAGGCTGCTGGCACCCTGGCCGGCGGACCTGGCCGAACCCGGGTGGCCGGATCGGTGGACCGCGAAAACCTTTCACAGCGGTGCGTTCTCACGCTTCGACGAGATCGCTGCGCGGCCCGCGCCGACCCCCACCGGCGTCCTACCCCGGTCGGTCACCTGCCTGCTCGGCTCCGGCGGCAGCGGGTTGTCCGTGCGCGACGCCGAGGCCATCGCAGAGGCCACCCCGACATGGACCTGGACCTTCTGCGGTGCCGATTTCGGCCCATCGCGCGAACCGTTGCCAGACCTGCTGGCCCGGTCGCAGGTCGTGGTCACGCACGCCGGTCAGAACGCCGTGGCCGAGGTTGCCGCCTTGCGCCGACCGGCCGTGGTCGTCGCCCAGGATCGCCCGCACGGTGAGCAACGCGCCACCGCGCAGGCCCTGGACCGCGGCGGTATCGCGGTGACCTGCAATGGGTGGCCGCCCGTGACGGAGTGGCCCTCGTTGCTGGATCAGGCGCTCGAACGCGGCGGTTCGCGGTGGGGATCATGGAACGATCGGGCCGCAGCGCCCCGTTTCGCCGCCGAGCTGGACCGGCTGGCGCGGCAGTGACTGCACCGATCACCACTGCACCGATCACCACTGCCCTGATCACTATTGCGCACGGTCGGCATGCTCATCTGACCGAGCAGGTGCGCCACGTTGACCGCGGCAGCAGCCGGCCGGATCACCACGTGGTCGTGGCCATGGGAGATGAGTCGATCCGTCCTCTGCTGGCCGATCACCCAGGTGTTGACGTGATCGATCTGGCGGCCGACCCAGCAGCCCTCCCACTCGCGGCAGCACGCAACCTGGGCGCTCAGATTGCACTCGAACACGGAGCGGACACGTTGATCTTTTTGGACGTGGACTGCCTGCCTGGTATCGACCTCGTACAGCGATACGCGCAGGTCACCGGTGCTGTGGCGAACGAGCCGCAGTTGTGGTGCGGGCCGGTGCACTACCTACCGCCGCTGACGACGGGTCGCCCTGGATACGACGACGGCGACCTGCTCGCCTCCCATCCGCACCCGGCCCGCCCCGCTCCGGCCCGGGGCGAGCTCATTCGCGAGCCGAGGCTGGAGTTGTTCTGGTCGCTGTCCTTCGCGATCAGTGCATTGCACTGGCGACAGCTCGGCGGATTCTGCGAGAACTACGTCGGGTACGGGGCAGAGGACACCGACTTCGCGCGCACTGCCGACGCGGCTGGGGGTGTGATGACCTGGGTCGGCGGTGCCACGGCTTACCACCAGTACCACCCGACCAGCTCCCCGCCGGTGCAGCACCTCACCGATATCGTGCGCAACGCCAATCTCTTCCACCGCCGGTGGGGCGAATACCCGATGCTGGGATGGCTGGCGGAATTCCAGGCCCGCGGCCTGGCCGGCCGCGACCCGCACACCGGCAACTGGGAAGTCACACCCAACGCGTCACCGCACTAGAGGATGAGAGCTGTCTGATGGCCTACCAATCGTTGGACCTGACACTCAGCCCCGACGGCGATGACGCCATCCGGGCCGGCTGGGAGGCGGTCACCGCACTGGGAGTGCCGTCCGAAGGCGGGCGCACGAGCGACAGCCACCGCCCGCACCTCACCCTGCTCGCCGCGCCGACGATGGGTCCTGAACTGCTGGATCTGGCTGTCCGCCGGATACGCCCCCTCCTGCCGCTGCGCATCGCGCTCGGTGCGGGCGTGGTGTTCGGCCACGGGCCGTTCGTTGCCGCGCACCTCGCGGTCATACCGCCATCGCTCGGGCTGATCGCGCAGGAGCTACGACAGCACCAATTGCCCCGGCAGACCGGTGCGCAATCCGACGGTTCCGGGCAGCCGGCGCGCGACTGGATAGCCCACCTGACCCTGTCCAAGAAGGTGCCGATCGACCAACTGGGCGAGGTGATGCAGGCCGTGCGCCAGCATCGCCCAAATTTCGTGCAGATCGATCATCTGCGACATTGGGATCCAGCCTGTCGGGTTGTCACAACTCTTGTGTGACGTCCCGGGCGCGAACGATGTCGCGAGCGTCTTCGCTCGCGCCACGACCTTGGGTGACCTTGCGTGGGGATCTCGGCTCAGATGCTGCGATCCGCGCGGTAGTCGCGGGGCGCGCCGTCTGCCTCGGTCTGTGAGTCTTCAGCGGGGGGCACACCGTCGTCGGTGCCGGGAGTGGAGTCGGCGCCACCGCCAGGGGTCATCTGCGAGACCTCCGACACCTGCTTCTCGTCATCATCGCTCATCTGGGAAGTATGCGCCGCGCCGGATGACGCAGGGCAGGCGGATGCCCGGCAGCCCTGCACCGCGCCGTACCGTTGAGACGTGACTGACTCTGCACGTGTCCTCGTTACCGGCGCCAGCGGATATGTCGGCGGTCGGCTCATCCCCGAACTGCTGCGGCGCGGCCATCACGTCGCAGGGGCGTTCACCGACGCCGCTAAGGCGCAGCGCTACTGGTGGTCCGATCAGATCGACGTCGTCGAGTTCGACGTATCGGATGAGCAGAGCGTCACGGACGGACTGCAGGGCGTGCACACCGCCTACTACCTGATCCACGGTCTCGGTGGCGAGGACTTCATGGAGAAGGACGCTCAGGGCGCGCGTAACTTTGCGCGCAGCGCCCAGCAGACCGGGGTGCGCCGGATCGTCTACCTGTCCGGAATCGTCCCGCCGGTCGAGCAGGACGAACTGTCGCACCACATCGCCTCCCGGCTGCAGGTCGAGCAGATCCTGACCGAGTCAGGCATCCCGACCTACTCTCTGCGTGCCGCCATCCTGCTCGGCAGCGGCTCCACCTCTTTCGAGATCGTCCGACAACTGTCCGAGCGACTACCCGTGCACACCGTGCCCACCTGGATGCAGTCGCAGGTGCAGCCGATTGCCGTGGTCGACGCCGTGCAGGCACTTGCCGGCTGCATGGAGCACACGGGTGAGTCCCGCTCCTACGACATCGGCGGCCCGGACACGATGGCCTACGCCGAACTCCTGAAACTGTTCACTGCGACTGCAGGCCTGACCAGACCCGAGATCGACGTGCCGCTGCTGCCGACGGGTCTCGTGGGCGCGCTCGCGGGCTCGATCGCCGACGTTCCGAAGTCCACCGTCGAATCGTTGGTCGAGAGCCTGCACGAGGACATGGTCTGCAACGAAACGGACTTCCGCACCGATCTGATGCCGAAGGGCTATGAGCTGATCGGTGTCGAAGAGGCCTTCGAGCGCGCGTTGCAGGTACCCGACGAGGGCACCGACCCCGCCACCCTCGATCCGATCGGGCCCTGGCCACAGGATCCGAACTGGGCCGGCGGCGCCATCGAACGCGATGACGACGGTGACACACACAACACCGGAATCGTGCGCTCTTTGGTGGACCGCTTCCGCAACTGAACCGCTGCCGCGCGCCGTGTACCGTGGAAATCCCTACGTCACACGGCGTCAGGCCCTGCGCGCAGAAGGAGTTCGTCATGGCCGTGCATTACACAGTCCCCGGAATGTCAGTTCAGGACAGCGAGACCCTGGTGCTGTCGCTGCAGAAGCGCCTCAGTGCCTACAACGACCTGCACCTGACCCTCAAGCACGTGCACTGGAACGTCGTCGGACCGCACTTCATCGCCGTCCACGAGATGATCGACCCGCAGGTGGAACTGGTCCGCGGATACGCCGACGAGGTCGCCGAGCGGATAGCGACCATGGGCGGCTCACCCGCGGGCACCCCCGGCGCCATCGAGAGGGATCGCACCTGGAGTGACTACTCCATTGGTCGCGACACCGTGCTCGCGCACCTCGGCGCGCTCGACAAGGTGTACGACGGTGTGGTCGAAGACAACCGCAAGGCCATCACCGACGCCGGCGAGGTCGACCCGATCACCGAGGACATGCTCATCGGTCAGACCGCGCAGCTGGAGAAGTTCCAGTGGTTCGTTCGTGCGCACCTGGAAGACCTCGGCGGTCGGCTCTCCGATGCTGACGCGACCTCGGAGAAGGAAGCGGCCGACACCGCCCGTACTGACGGCTGACACAAGCATCAAGAACACCTCGCCGAGTGGCAGGGATAAGCCTCGACCGGCGTACTCATAAGTACGCCGGTCGAGTTGGTTCCCTGCCACTCGGCGGTTTTGTCTTGTTAGTCAGGCTCTGCGCTCGAGCAGCCCGCGTACGTATGCCGCCTGACCGACGTGCTGGCTGATGTCGCCGAGTACCGAGACCACCCGTGCACCGAGGGTTACCGGCGGGTCGTACCGGTCGTCGACCACCCGCCCGTAATCCTGCGGTG
This portion of the Dermatophilaceae bacterium Sec6.4 genome encodes:
- a CDS encoding galactosyltransferase-related protein, giving the protein MTAPITTAPITTALITIAHGRHAHLTEQVRHVDRGSSRPDHHVVVAMGDESIRPLLADHPGVDVIDLAADPAALPLAAARNLGAQIALEHGADTLIFLDVDCLPGIDLVQRYAQVTGAVANEPQLWCGPVHYLPPLTTGRPGYDDGDLLASHPHPARPAPARGELIREPRLELFWSLSFAISALHWRQLGGFCENYVGYGAEDTDFARTADAAGGVMTWVGGATAYHQYHPTSSPPVQHLTDIVRNANLFHRRWGEYPMLGWLAEFQARGLAGRDPHTGNWEVTPNASPH
- a CDS encoding 2'-5' RNA ligase family protein — translated: MAYQSLDLTLSPDGDDAIRAGWEAVTALGVPSEGGRTSDSHRPHLTLLAAPTMGPELLDLAVRRIRPLLPLRIALGAGVVFGHGPFVAAHLAVIPPSLGLIAQELRQHQLPRQTGAQSDGSGQPARDWIAHLTLSKKVPIDQLGEVMQAVRQHRPNFVQIDHLRHWDPACRVVTTLV
- a CDS encoding NAD(P)H-binding protein; its protein translation is MTDSARVLVTGASGYVGGRLIPELLRRGHHVAGAFTDAAKAQRYWWSDQIDVVEFDVSDEQSVTDGLQGVHTAYYLIHGLGGEDFMEKDAQGARNFARSAQQTGVRRIVYLSGIVPPVEQDELSHHIASRLQVEQILTESGIPTYSLRAAILLGSGSTSFEIVRQLSERLPVHTVPTWMQSQVQPIAVVDAVQALAGCMEHTGESRSYDIGGPDTMAYAELLKLFTATAGLTRPEIDVPLLPTGLVGALAGSIADVPKSTVESLVESLHEDMVCNETDFRTDLMPKGYELIGVEEAFERALQVPDEGTDPATLDPIGPWPQDPNWAGGAIERDDDGDTHNTGIVRSLVDRFRN
- a CDS encoding DNA starvation/stationary phase protection protein, with product MAVHYTVPGMSVQDSETLVLSLQKRLSAYNDLHLTLKHVHWNVVGPHFIAVHEMIDPQVELVRGYADEVAERIATMGGSPAGTPGAIERDRTWSDYSIGRDTVLAHLGALDKVYDGVVEDNRKAITDAGEVDPITEDMLIGQTAQLEKFQWFVRAHLEDLGGRLSDADATSEKEAADTARTDG